In Dama dama isolate Ldn47 chromosome 20, ASM3311817v1, whole genome shotgun sequence, a single window of DNA contains:
- the LOC133040536 gene encoding natural killer cell receptor 2B4-like — MSSFSESSNYFTWSWKNDSGWTEVRGTLNPTLHHFNQRLNFISKNFTLLIKAAQPQDSGLYTLEVTSHSGKLWTYDFRVSIFDRVERPHLVEKRKVLDGDFCQVTLSCSVARGGDVSYAWYRGTELIQTPGNLTELVDKVDVSGLHLYTCNVSNPVSWANHSLQLTQGCQSDPQDVTFLFILVSVMILLVALFLGTLIYLCVRRKRKQSRTTPEVLTIYEDVNNMRTRRNQEQKPPGEEGKTIYSTIQSQPSASTSQDNANTLYSLVQASWKTGSKKENHSPSFNKTIYEEVGKRTSKAENPARLSRRELENFCMYS, encoded by the exons ATGTCCTCATTCTCAGAGTCAAGTAATTATTTCACATGGTCTTGGAAGAATGATTCTGGCTGGACCGAAGTAAGGGGAACTTTGAATCCGACTTTACATCATTTCAACCAAAGATTAAATTTTATAAGCAAAAACTTCACTCTTCTCATCAAGGCAGCTCAGCCACAAGACAGTGGCCTCTACACTCTGGAGGTCACCAGTCACTCTGGGAAGCTTTGGACATATGATTTCCGGGTTTCTATATTTG ATCGTGTTGAGAGGCCCCACCTGGTGGAGAAGCGGAAGGTCCTGGATGGGGACTTTTGTCAAGTGACTCTGTCCTGCTCAGTCGCCAGAGGTGGTGACGTGAGCTATGCTTGGTATAGAGGGACTGAGCTGATACAGACACCTGGGAACCTCACGGAACTGGTGGATAAGGTTGATGTCAGTGGTTTGCACTTATATACCTGCAATGTCAGCAATCCAGTCAGTTGGGCAAACCACAGCCTCCAACTAACGCAGGGCTGCCAGAGTGACCCCCAAG ACGTCACCTTCCTGTTCATCTTGGTGAGCGTCATGATTCTCCTCGTGGCACTGTTCCTGGGCACCCTCATCTACCTCTGTGTGCGGAGGAAGAGGAAGCAGTCAC GGACAACCCCAGAAGTTCTGACAATCTATGAAGATGTCAACAACATGCGAACCAGGAGGAATCAA GAGCagaaaccccctggagaagaagggaAAACCATCTACTCCACGATCCAGTCCCAG ccTTCTGCTTCCACGTCACAAGATAATGCAAATACACTGTATTCATTAGTACAGGCTTCCTGGAAG ACTGGATCCAAGAAGGAGAACCACAGCCCGTCCTTCAATAAAACTATCTACGAAGAG GTTGGAAAAAGAACTTCCAAAGCTGAGAACCCTGCTCGACTGAGTCGTAGGGAGCTGGAGAACTTCTGCATGTATTCCTAG